The Mesorhizobium sp. B2-8-5 genome segment ACTCGAAATTGCCGCCGCCCCCTGCCAGTTGCGCGGTCTGCGCCATGAAGGGCGTGATGCCGATGCCGCCAGCCAGCATCAGGTGTTTTTTTGCTCTCAGATCGAGCGAGAACAGGTTCACAGGATAGCTGATCACCATCTCCAGGCCAGGCTTGACGGACCTATGCATGAACAGCGAGCCGCCACGGCCAACATCGTCGCGCCGGATGGAAATCGTGTATTCGCGCGTGTCGAGCGGCGAGCCCATCAGGGAATAGGGATTGAGCCTAGTGCGGTCGCCGTCGCGCATCTCGACCACGACATGGGCGCCGCCGGAAAAGGTCGGCAGCAACTCGCCGTCGCGGCGACGGAAATGGAAGCGGGTGACGAGATCGTTGACGGGAACGACGTCGCTGACGACGACGTCGAGCTTGGTGGTGCCCGTGCTCATGGGAAGGCCTCCTCCATTGGAGGGATCTCGGAGCGATCCTCGGCGTTGATGCACACGCCCTGGAAGGCGGCGAGGCGCCGCGAATAGTGATCGCGCACCAGGAGCAGCAGGCCGCAATGCGAACAGAGCGCCGGCTGCGTGGTCACATTCTCGGTGATGCCCTTGCAGTGCACGCACTGCATGCGCCGCGCCAGCGAGCCGCGATGCTCGGTCTCAATCGAGGTGTGGTCGATGCCGGCTTCAAGCGCGGCCTGCATGGCCTGGCCGATCAGGCCCTCGGTGCCGGCAAGATAGAGGCGCAACCCCATATGGGCGTTGGTCAGCGTCTGCCTGAGCCGCGGCAGGAGGCTGGCGAAGGATGGCGGCAGATGGAGCTGGGCCGGCCTCAGCGCCTCAAGCGCTGAGATGTGCTTGCCCTCGGGGTCGGGAATAAAGACGATCTCGG includes the following:
- a CDS encoding dimethylamine monooxygenase subunit DmmA family protein, whose product is MAAKTIISRPIYGTLSPQPGKHHLFIADAEGALAITNMAGKAPPGFFDGAEIVFIPDPEGKHISALEALRPAQLHLPPSFASLLPRLRQTLTNAHMGLRLYLAGTEGLIGQAMQAALEAGIDHTSIETEHRGSLARRMQCVHCKGITENVTTQPALCSHCGLLLLVRDHYSRRLAAFQGVCINAEDRSEIPPMEEAFP